A single region of the Brassica rapa cultivar Chiifu-401-42 chromosome A03, CAAS_Brap_v3.01, whole genome shotgun sequence genome encodes:
- the LOC103860814 gene encoding dynein light chain 2, cytoplasmic yields the protein MSEGRRKKSVNGGGAPTQTNPDDRRSTLPEAEAAGKRAVIKSADMKEDMQKEAIEIAITAFEKYSVEKEIAENIKKEFDKVHGPTWHCIVGRNFGSYVTHETNHFVYFYLDQKAVLLFKSG from the exons gaggaagaagagtgtGAACGGAGGAGGCGCACCGACGCAAACTAATCCCGACGATCGGAGATCTACTCTTCCGGAAGCTGAAGCGGCGGGGAAACGAGCTGTAATCAAGAGCGCTGACATGAAAGAGGATATGCAGAAGGAAGCTATCGAAATCGCTATCACC GCGTTTGAGAAGTACAGTGTGGAGAAGGAGATAGCTGAGAACATCAAGAAGGAGTTTGACAAGGTTCATGGTCCTACGTGGCACTGCATCGTTGGCCGCAACTTTG GTTCATATGTAACACACGAGACGAACCATTTCGTTTACTTCTACCTCGACCAGAAAGCTGTTCTTCTCTTCAAGTCTGGttaa